A region of the Litchfieldia alkalitelluris genome:
TCTTATATATTTGAAATCAAGCCTAACCAATAAGGATGGTAGGTTGGATTCCCCCTTTTTGTCAGGTGAAGAGTTGTTGCTAGGTGAATATGAAATTGTGTTTCATATAGGCGACTACTTCCGAACAAAGCAGCTTGAGATCAGTGAACCGCACTTTCTAGAAAAAGTGCCAGTTAGATTTTGTATTACAGAAATAAACGGTCATTATCATGTCCCCTTACTTGTATCTCCCTGGGGATATCAAGTGTATCGAGGCAGCTGATTTCATGATGTGAATAGGAATAGAGACATTGGGGGAGGATCTCTATTCGCTTCGTTTTAGTGCCCTCCTTCCCCTT
Encoded here:
- the uraH gene encoding hydroxyisourate hydrolase — its product is MSGLSTHVLDLTHGKPAQNVHLDLYKKDESSNLIYLKSSLTNKDGRLDSPFLSGEELLLGEYEIVFHIGDYFRTKQLEISEPHFLEKVPVRFCITEINGHYHVPLLVSPWGYQVYRGS